One window of the Thermasporomyces composti genome contains the following:
- a CDS encoding mandelate racemase/muconate lactonizing enzyme family protein, whose translation MKITDVTAYPVQGERRPYLLVAVDTDEGITGVGEAGLSGHEQAEVGACQQLRELVLGQDPFRTEHLWQVMTRGTFFPARGVLASVVSAIDIALWDIKGKALGQPLYNLLGGRVRDQVPCYTHLRGGRRTHDDPEGHHDAVEAARAAVAEGWRYLRFSPDDEDGVLEPGRSARRAARRMEALRDALGDDVELLVDVHTRFGLPEAVWFCDAIADQRPYFVEDALRSEYLEGYRRLRQASRVPLAAGEQLDSKTAFRPLLEEELIDYARIDLCNVGGITEALKVAAMCEAHDIRVAVHNPLGVVSTAACLHFNLALTPFGVQEQPYRPGVDAEVFPVQAFEFRDGALVPGDAPGLGVELDRDAALARRFDGSARLPLFRRADGSFTNW comes from the coding sequence ATGAAGATCACCGATGTGACGGCGTATCCGGTCCAGGGTGAGCGACGTCCGTACCTGCTGGTCGCCGTCGACACCGACGAGGGCATCACCGGGGTCGGCGAGGCCGGCCTGTCCGGCCATGAGCAGGCCGAGGTCGGAGCGTGCCAGCAACTGCGGGAGCTCGTCCTGGGGCAGGACCCGTTCCGCACCGAGCACCTGTGGCAGGTCATGACCCGCGGGACCTTCTTCCCCGCACGAGGTGTGCTGGCCTCCGTCGTCTCCGCGATCGACATCGCGCTCTGGGACATCAAGGGGAAGGCGCTCGGCCAGCCGCTGTACAACCTGCTCGGCGGGCGAGTGCGCGACCAGGTGCCGTGCTACACCCACCTGCGAGGAGGCCGCCGCACGCACGACGATCCAGAGGGTCACCACGACGCGGTGGAGGCGGCGCGGGCGGCGGTCGCGGAGGGCTGGCGGTACCTGCGGTTCAGCCCGGACGACGAGGACGGCGTTCTGGAGCCCGGCCGGTCGGCTCGCCGCGCGGCCCGGCGCATGGAGGCGCTGCGCGACGCGCTCGGGGATGACGTCGAGCTCCTCGTCGACGTCCACACGCGTTTCGGCCTGCCGGAGGCGGTGTGGTTCTGTGACGCGATCGCTGACCAGCGGCCCTACTTTGTCGAGGACGCGCTCCGCTCGGAGTACCTGGAGGGCTACCGCCGCCTGCGCCAGGCGTCACGGGTGCCGCTCGCGGCCGGCGAGCAACTCGACTCCAAGACCGCGTTCCGGCCGCTCCTCGAAGAGGAGCTCATCGACTACGCCCGGATCGACCTGTGCAACGTCGGCGGTATCACCGAGGCGCTCAAGGTGGCGGCCATGTGCGAGGCGCACGACATCCGGGTCGCGGTGCACAATCCGCTCGGTGTCGTGAGCACCGCCGCGTGCCTCCACTTCAATCTCGCGCTCACCCCGTTCGGCGTCCAAGAGCAGCCCTATCGACCAGGCGTTGACGCCGAGGTCTTCCCGGTGCAGGCGTTCGAGTTCCGCGACGGCGCGCTGGTGCCCGGTGACGCGCCGGGACTCGGTGTCGAGCTGGACCGTGACGCCGCGCTGGCGCGGCGGTTCGACGGCAGTGCGCGTCTCCCGCTGTTCCGCCGCGCGGACGGGTCGTTCACGAACTGGTGA
- a CDS encoding Gfo/Idh/MocA family protein — MTEPLRIGVVGAGTLVQRGILPHLSQEDVHDRVRPQAVCDPVPGRAAEVAARFGVPRAYESYEELLEHGDVDIVTIASPIGLHYEQCRMALDAGKHVHVNKTMTTTVAEATDLIERARDRGLKIVASPGEALRPHNTYIKELLADGAIGTLCWATCGAAFGTYHEDEPERLAQGTPIDPSWYFRKPGGGPLYDMTVYSLHGLTSILGPVRRVSAMSATRIRERTFHGTTVPCDADDNTVMLLDFGDGLFAFAYGTAAGTINRGFTGNYFGTKGAILGLEMNGRPLEFPGHEIARQAPGVLGLQWLLPHVVGPHRHIDEQHVFEDIMQLVDWVRDDIPTVVTAEHARHVIDIIESAYRSAATGQTVELTTTF, encoded by the coding sequence GTGACGGAGCCGTTGCGGATCGGTGTCGTCGGCGCGGGCACGCTCGTGCAACGCGGCATCCTCCCGCACTTGAGCCAGGAGGACGTGCACGATCGGGTTCGCCCGCAGGCGGTGTGCGACCCGGTGCCCGGACGCGCGGCGGAGGTCGCCGCGAGGTTCGGTGTCCCCCGCGCGTACGAGAGCTACGAGGAGCTGCTGGAGCACGGGGACGTGGACATCGTCACCATCGCCTCCCCGATCGGTCTGCACTACGAGCAGTGCCGGATGGCGCTCGACGCGGGCAAGCACGTCCACGTCAACAAGACCATGACGACGACGGTGGCTGAGGCGACCGACCTCATCGAGCGGGCACGCGATCGCGGTTTGAAGATCGTCGCCTCACCGGGCGAGGCCCTACGGCCGCACAACACCTACATCAAGGAGCTTCTCGCCGACGGCGCGATCGGCACCCTGTGCTGGGCGACGTGTGGAGCGGCGTTCGGCACCTACCACGAGGACGAACCCGAGCGCCTCGCGCAGGGTACCCCCATCGACCCGTCGTGGTACTTCCGCAAACCCGGAGGCGGCCCGCTGTACGACATGACGGTCTACAGTCTGCACGGTCTGACCTCCATCCTGGGGCCGGTGCGACGGGTCAGCGCGATGTCCGCGACACGCATCCGAGAGCGCACGTTCCACGGCACGACGGTCCCGTGCGACGCCGACGACAACACGGTCATGCTGCTCGACTTCGGCGACGGGTTGTTCGCGTTCGCCTACGGCACGGCGGCCGGCACGATCAACCGTGGCTTCACCGGCAACTACTTCGGGACGAAGGGTGCGATCCTCGGGCTGGAGATGAACGGCCGTCCGTTGGAGTTCCCCGGCCACGAGATCGCCCGCCAGGCTCCTGGAGTCCTCGGCCTGCAGTGGCTGCTGCCACACGTCGTGGGGCCTCATCGGCACATCGACGAGCAGCACGTGTTCGAAGACATCATGCAGCTCGTCGACTGGGTTCGCGACGACATCCCGACCGTGGTCACCGCCGAGCACGCCCGCCACGTCATCGACATCATCGAGTCCGCCTACCGGTCTGCCGCGACGGGCCAGACCGTCGAGCTCACCACGACGTTCTAG
- a CDS encoding carbohydrate ABC transporter permease translates to MAVVDKEVQASRRHYAVRVRRDRPPRWWLTLAGIVVLHLVLLAGVTVEVVPYLYMAFGAFKPQEEIFSSDLTLLPRVWTLSNMEALVTGFPVLRWIFNTAVVAVSGTVLAVLLASLAGFAFAKHDFRFKNVLLVIMLTTILLPTQVLLVPQFEIMRTFGWFNTYEGLIVPRAVTAFGIILMRQYTLAVPNELLDAARVDGATEFRIWWRIVLPLVRPGLAVLGILTFLTLWNDFFWPLVITTDPDMFVLNLGISSLVGPYDYRYGMLLSGALVASLPVILVFIFFQRQFVAGLTRGALK, encoded by the coding sequence ATGGCGGTAGTGGACAAGGAAGTACAGGCGTCGAGGCGACACTACGCGGTTCGAGTGCGACGCGACCGGCCGCCACGTTGGTGGCTGACGCTCGCCGGCATCGTCGTCCTGCACCTCGTGCTGCTCGCCGGCGTCACGGTCGAGGTTGTGCCCTACCTCTACATGGCGTTCGGAGCGTTCAAGCCCCAGGAGGAGATCTTCTCGTCCGACCTCACCCTGCTCCCCCGGGTGTGGACGCTGTCGAACATGGAGGCGCTGGTCACCGGCTTCCCCGTGCTGCGATGGATCTTCAACACGGCCGTCGTCGCGGTGAGCGGGACGGTCCTGGCCGTCCTGCTCGCCTCGCTCGCCGGGTTCGCCTTCGCCAAGCATGACTTCCGGTTCAAGAACGTGCTGCTCGTCATCATGCTGACGACGATCCTGCTGCCCACGCAGGTGCTGCTCGTCCCGCAGTTCGAGATCATGCGGACGTTCGGCTGGTTCAACACCTACGAAGGGCTCATCGTTCCGCGAGCGGTCACCGCGTTCGGCATCATCCTCATGCGGCAGTACACCCTGGCGGTTCCCAACGAGCTGCTGGACGCCGCCCGCGTCGACGGAGCGACGGAGTTCCGCATCTGGTGGCGGATCGTCCTGCCGCTGGTGCGTCCCGGCCTGGCGGTCCTCGGCATCTTGACGTTCCTCACCTTGTGGAACGACTTCTTCTGGCCCTTGGTGATCACCACGGACCCGGACATGTTCGTCCTCAACCTGGGGATCTCGTCGCTCGTCGGCCCCTACGACTACCGGTACGGCATGCTGCTTTCGGGAGCCTTGGTGGCCTCGCTGCCGGTGATCCTCGTGTTCATCTTCTTCCAGCGGCAGTTCGTCGCCGGCTTGACCCGTGGTGCCCTCAAGTAG
- a CDS encoding carbohydrate ABC transporter permease gives MSASTLASTLGRPFQPAREWWWRRQRQIAPYLFISPFFILFLIFGLYPILYSFWLSFTKGFGFEERSFAGLTNYLHLFSDERFALAMRNTTFYAIGSIVLIGGLSLLLALAINSRWVRWKTFFRTAFFFPVLTSEVVIAVIAARVFDEQYGLLNFGLNRIGLDSVAWLTDRGIVMFTIVLMGLWTWTGINALYWMAGLNGIDNDLYEAAAIDGAGRWQSFRYITMPLLRPIALFVVLQAIIGSYNLFALPLLLTDGGGPADASLTVTLYIYNQGFQFFNVGYASAIAYVMTFFLLIVSAINIKLFGGWASPGD, from the coding sequence ATGTCAGCCTCGACACTCGCGTCCACTCTCGGCCGGCCCTTCCAGCCGGCCCGGGAGTGGTGGTGGCGTCGCCAGCGTCAGATCGCTCCGTACCTCTTCATCTCCCCCTTCTTCATTCTCTTTCTCATCTTCGGCTTGTACCCGATCCTCTATTCCTTCTGGCTCAGCTTCACCAAGGGCTTCGGGTTCGAGGAACGGTCGTTCGCCGGACTCACCAACTACCTGCACCTGTTCAGCGACGAGCGCTTCGCCCTCGCGATGCGGAACACCACGTTCTACGCCATCGGCAGCATCGTCCTCATCGGCGGCTTGTCGCTTCTGCTGGCGTTGGCGATCAACTCCCGGTGGGTGCGGTGGAAGACCTTCTTTCGCACCGCGTTCTTCTTCCCCGTCCTCACCTCCGAGGTGGTCATCGCCGTCATCGCCGCCCGCGTTTTCGACGAGCAGTACGGCCTGCTCAACTTCGGCCTCAACAGGATCGGGCTCGACTCGGTCGCCTGGCTGACCGACCGCGGCATCGTGATGTTCACCATCGTCCTGATGGGGCTGTGGACGTGGACGGGCATCAACGCGCTGTACTGGATGGCCGGGCTCAACGGCATTGACAACGATCTCTACGAGGCCGCGGCGATCGACGGAGCAGGACGCTGGCAGTCGTTCCGGTACATCACGATGCCGTTGCTCCGTCCCATCGCGCTCTTCGTGGTGCTCCAGGCGATCATCGGCTCGTACAACCTCTTCGCGCTGCCGTTGCTGCTGACCGACGGCGGCGGTCCGGCCGACGCCTCGCTCACCGTGACGCTCTACATCTACAACCAGGGCTTCCAGTTCTTCAACGTCGGCTACGCCAGCGCGATCGCCTACGTGATGACGTTCTTCTTGCTGATCGTCTCGGCCATCAACATCAAGCTTTTCGGCGGCTGGGCGTCACCCGGCGACTAG
- a CDS encoding ABC transporter substrate-binding protein: MAQISRRSVLKKAAAVGASLAGSSLLSGCGRAPNFNRGAKKKLSFWAFTDTRIAWQQRAFELYKRLKNPDFEIEWLILPYRQMHDQLLVTAQARSGGPDIADVEISQFARYIKGDVLFVDLKPKLVEMGEWDNLYHPSATDPWTWQGKVYGIGNELNACLLSYRWDIWEKAGVNTEIQTWDEFVEEAKRFHRDTGNYLIDQQYLDWGQWWLMTLQQGGGFFDEKGQPVLDSEKSLRTLTWMQQALKDGWSTHRPQGHSYNIALEEGRIASLLGPSWQFSGFIQQNIPKTKGKWHLMPFPRWSEGGSRTATQGGTGVAVLNTSEFIEEALDFVLFEHTNVEALLGDFELRQVWPTYRPAFDAPVLTQPMEFFDGQRVGSLINEVSPEINTTYVSPFWPETTSVFVRHGLTPPLQDLDMSPKDALARAQQKALDAIEFATA; the protein is encoded by the coding sequence ATGGCGCAGATTAGCAGGAGGTCCGTTCTCAAGAAGGCTGCCGCGGTGGGAGCGAGCCTGGCGGGATCGTCTCTGCTCTCCGGCTGTGGCAGAGCCCCGAACTTCAACCGCGGAGCGAAGAAGAAGCTCAGCTTCTGGGCCTTCACGGACACGCGCATCGCCTGGCAACAGCGAGCGTTCGAGCTCTATAAGCGGCTCAAGAACCCCGACTTCGAGATCGAGTGGCTGATTCTGCCCTATCGGCAGATGCACGACCAGCTCCTGGTCACCGCACAGGCCCGCTCGGGCGGACCCGACATCGCTGACGTGGAGATCAGCCAGTTCGCCCGCTACATCAAAGGTGACGTCCTGTTCGTCGACCTCAAGCCCAAGCTGGTCGAGATGGGCGAGTGGGACAACCTCTACCACCCGTCGGCGACCGACCCCTGGACCTGGCAGGGAAAGGTTTATGGCATCGGGAACGAGCTCAACGCCTGTCTGCTGAGCTACCGCTGGGACATATGGGAAAAGGCCGGCGTCAACACCGAGATTCAGACCTGGGACGAGTTCGTCGAGGAGGCCAAGCGTTTCCACCGGGACACCGGCAACTACCTGATCGACCAGCAGTACCTGGACTGGGGCCAGTGGTGGCTCATGACGCTCCAGCAGGGCGGCGGCTTCTTCGACGAGAAGGGCCAACCGGTCCTCGACAGCGAGAAGAGTCTGCGCACTCTCACCTGGATGCAGCAAGCCCTCAAGGATGGTTGGTCGACCCACCGCCCCCAAGGACACAGCTACAACATCGCGCTGGAGGAGGGACGCATCGCCTCCCTGCTAGGTCCCTCGTGGCAGTTCAGTGGCTTCATCCAACAGAACATCCCCAAGACCAAAGGCAAGTGGCACCTCATGCCGTTCCCGCGCTGGAGCGAGGGCGGCTCGCGAACGGCGACCCAGGGCGGCACCGGCGTCGCCGTCTTGAACACCAGTGAGTTCATCGAGGAGGCGCTGGACTTCGTGCTCTTCGAGCACACCAACGTCGAGGCGTTGCTGGGGGACTTCGAGCTGCGCCAGGTCTGGCCGACCTACCGACCGGCCTTCGACGCCCCCGTGCTGACCCAGCCGATGGAGTTCTTCGACGGTCAGCGAGTCGGCAGCCTCATCAACGAGGTGTCACCGGAGATCAACACGACCTATGTCTCGCCGTTCTGGCCCGAGACCACCAGTGTCTTCGTGCGTCACGGACTGACGCCTCCTCTCCAGGACCTCGACATGTCGCCGAAGGACGCACTGGCACGGGCCCAACAGAAGGCGCTCGACGCCATCGAGTTCGCCACGGCCTAG